The following are encoded together in the Zingiber officinale cultivar Zhangliang chromosome 8A, Zo_v1.1, whole genome shotgun sequence genome:
- the LOC122012084 gene encoding F-box/LRR-repeat protein At3g48880-like has product MVFVSSPSLSHLSSNMLKAAVEEEGDRRWDEMQADCLINIFRRLAIGDLAVAVPFVCKSWYRASLDPSCWRRLNFRSLDFTPWSPFSRAFALRYRLHSPLSFSAFLRFALHRSRGVVDQLAFPLSSAVSIHDLAYASVKCPRLKALALPDNLMLEDDLRIPELVRRWKDLEHLEMETKPSSFLEAVAEIGRNCPRFVGLKVRGLIGREDAKALARCLPELKHLELSKSYLTKDELLVVIGGCRKLETLTVKDCLGFQADDEILKLVSRIERFEHEGSTLLDDYGYETDESEQQTGFFHR; this is encoded by the exons ATGGTTTTCGTTTCCTCGCCTTCCCTGTCACACCTTTCATCGAACATGTTGAAGGCAGCAGTGGAAGAGGAAGGGGATCGGCGCTGGGACGAGATGCAGGCCGATTGCCTCATCAATATCTTCCGCCGCCTCGCCATCGGAGATCTCGCCGTCGCCGTCCCCTTCGTCTGCAAGTCCTGGTACCGCGCCTCCCTCGACCCTAGCTGCTGGCGCCGCCTCAACTTCCGCTCCCTCGATTTCACGCCCTGGAGCCCTTTCTCCCGCGCCTTTGCGCTCCGCTACCGCCTCCACTCCCCCCTCTCCTTCTCCGCCTTCCTCCGTTTCGCTCTCCACCGCTCCCGGGGCGTCGTCGACCAACTCGCCTTCCCCCTCTCCTCTGCCGTCTCCATCCACGACCTCGCCTATGCCTCTGTCAA ATGCCCGAGATTGAAGGCGCTGGCTTTGCCGGACAACCTGATGCTGGAGGACGACCTTCGCATCCCGGAGCTGGTGCGGCGGTGGAAGGATCTGGAGCATCTGGAGATGGAGACCAAGCCCTCCTCGTTCCTGGAGGCGGTCGCCGAGATCGGCCGTAACTGCCCGCGGTTCGTCGGGTTGAAGGTGCGCGGGCTAATCGGGCGCGAGGACGCCAAGGCCCTGGCGCGGTGCCTGCCGGAGCTGAAGCACCTGGAGTTGAGCAAGTCCTACTTGACCAAGGACGAGCTGTTGGTGGTCATCGGCGGCTGCCGGAAGCTGGAAACGTTGACCGTAAAGGATTGCCTCGGATTCCAGGCGGACGACGAGATTCTGAAGCTGGTGTCGCGCATCGAGCGGTTCGAGCACGAGGGGTCGACGCTTCTCGATGATTACGGGTACGAGACCGATGAGTCGGAGCAACAAACCGGATTCTTCCACCGGTGA